A stretch of DNA from Chloroflexota bacterium:
GGAAGAGCCGCGTCAAAATCAAGGTGAGCAACAAAGCCAGGAGCGGATAGAGCGGTCGGGTGAGAATGCGCTCGCCAAGTTTCTGGTAGGCGTAGCTCAAATACATCGCGGCGTACAGAATCGTCAACGCGGTCGCGGGAAACGCGGCGACGTGCGGCGCGGTCGCGCCGACCATGAGCGCGACCAAAAAGAGCATGACGATTTCGCTGAGGAGGTCTTGCGGAGCGAACCCCAAGTCTGCCGGGCTGAACAAGAACCGGGCAAGGCTCGCTTGCAGCGGTTCGAGGAAATTCGCCAACAGCACCGCCGACAATACCAAACCTACACCGAGCGCAATCGCACTGCCAACTTGGAGACGCACGTATGTTTGCCGATCGCGCGCCACGCGGCTAAAACACGCACGCGCGCGGTCGAAAAGGTTTATTCGACGATGGATGCCCACTGTTTGATTTGCTCGTAGCCGATCCGAATCAATCCTTCCAACTGACGCGCGGTAGACTCGTACTCCTCAAGCGTGCCGCCGTAGGGATCGCCAATATCGTACACGCGATCTTGCAATTCGCTCATCAAGTGAATTCTGGCGCGGTAGAGCGGAAACTCGGTGGCGAGCGCCTCGCGATGATTGCGCGTCATCACGATCACCACATCCGCTTCTTCCATCCCGCGGCGATCTATCATCGCGCCGCGATGCGCTTGCAAATCAATGCCGCGTTGCGCCATCGCGATGACCGCGTTGCCGGACGCCGGTTCGCCTTCGAGCGCCCAGGTGCCGGCGGAGCGCACCTCGAACAACTCGCTTTCGCCGGCGCGGCGCGCGTACTCGGCGAAGAGCGCCGCCGCCATCGGCGAGCGGCACACATTCCCCGTGCAAACAAAAACGACGACGCGCCTCATTCGGAATCCAACATCAGGTATTCGAGTTCGTGCATCCGGACGATTTGCTCGTCGTCCAATCTGCCTTCGGCTTCGAGTTCGAGCAGTTCAAGCATTTCTTCGTCGAGGCGTTCGAATTCGCCGGGGCTAAGACGCGGACGCCCTTCGCCGTAAAGTTCGTACCGTTCGAGGTACTCGATGTACTCGTCCGTGTACGGCGCCTTGGTTGGCGCTGGCTTGCGCGCGGGCGCAGATTTTTTGGCGCTCACTAATTGGCGCGCGACCGGTTTGCGGGGGTTGGTTTTTTTCGCGGGAGTTTTTGGTTTAGGCATTGTGAATCGCGTCTCCAAAATCTTTGCGCGTATTATACCACAGGTCTTAAAAAGTGGCTGCGGGATTTTTGTGCCGCCCAAAATCGCAAGGGCAGAAAGCGTGATGCCTTCTGCCCTTGCCGTTTTGCTATCCGAGTTCGGGTTCGATCAACCCGTAGGTGCCGTCGTTACGCCGATACAACACATTGAGCGTCGCGCGCTCGCGATTCTGGAAGATGAAAAACGTATGTCCCAGCAGTTCCATCTGTTCGATGGCTTCTTCCTCCGTCATCGGCGGCGTGTGGAAACGCTTGATGCGAACGACGCGCGGACTGGTCAGGTCGGCGTCCTCTGCCGGTTCGACCGGCGGCATTGCGCGGTCGGCTTGACCGCGTCCGCGATAGTGTTTGCCTTTGAAGCGTTCGATCTGCCGCTCGAGTTTTTCCGACACGGTATCCACCGCCGCATTGAAATCGGCGGAGCGTTCTTCGCCGCGCAAGAGAGTGCCGTTACTGCGGAGTGTGACCTGTACGACCTGGCTTTGCGCGAGGTTTTTGGTTTTCTCTAGCGCGAATTCCACATGCGCTTCGGTCAGACTCGGCAAGTATTTTTCCAACCTGCCGATTTTCTTCTCCGCGTAATCCTTGAGCCGTTCGGAGACTTGGATGTTTTTACCGCTGATAATCAACTTCACCGGGTCCTCCCTTCCGAGGCGTACGCCTCGGTATGTGATTTTGCGAAAACACGGACTGTCCCGCTGTGGACTGCGGTCTTCGCTCTAATGCTATCACCTCCTTTGCTTCTAGTCAAGGCGCGGTCTGGCGAGCGCCAGTCCCCACACCTTTTGCGCGCCGCGTTGTTTCAACGCGACGCTACACGCTTCCATCGTTGCGCCGGTCGTGCACACGTCGTCAATCAACACAATGTGCGCGCCCGTCACCCGGGCTTGCGCGAGAAACGCGTCCTGGACGTTCGCGCGGCGTTCTGCCGCGTTCGTCTGTTCAACCTGGGGCTGGGTCGCGCGCACGCGTTGGAGCGCGTCGCGCCAGACCGGGATTCGGCGGTGCGCGCCTAACGCGACCGCGAGGAGATGCGCTTGGTTGTAACCGCGTTCTTGTTCGCGCGCGGGATGCAACGGCACGCCGATCAACGCATCGGCGCGCCACGCGAGCGACGCGAGCCGCGCGCTCAACAACGCGCCAAAGGTTGGCGCGAGTTCGGTGCGTTGCGCGTACTTGAACGCGTGAATCGCTTCGCGCAAGTGATGCTCGAAAAACGCAACGGCGCGGATGCCGTCCATCTGAGGCGGATGTTGAAGACAAAAGGTGCAGCGAGGTTTAGTGAGCGGTCTGCCGCACAAGTTACACACGGGCGCGGGAATCCATTCAATCGTCGCGCGGCAAGCCGCGCAAAACCAATCGCCGGGTTGTTGGCAGGCAACACACCGCGGAGGAAAGAGGAGATCAACCAGCGCGCGTTGCGTTCCTCGCGCCGCGCGTGTGATCTGCGCCAGCATAGCCCTCTCCCATCAAACGATCTGAATTTCGATCGCGTCCCCCACCGTTGTGTCAGTGCGCGCCAGCGTGCCCGCGGGCAGTTCGAGCACATCGCGCGCGCGCCACACAAAGGGACTAAAACGCAACGGCGGCATCTCGGCGATCAAATAGACTACCGTACCCGCGCGATCCAGAAACAATACATCAATCGCAAACTGCATGCCCATCGTGTGAATTGCATTGTCGCGACACAAGAGCAAACCATCGCCCGGCGCGAGCGTGCGGCGACCCAGCAACCCGCGTAAACGCGTGAGCGGATTATCCGCGATGTTGCCGCGCTCGACCAGTGCGACCTGA
This window harbors:
- a CDS encoding DUF192 domain-containing protein — encoded protein: MEDVRRLRAFNRTRQVALVERGNIADNPLTRLRGLLGRRTLAPGDGLLLCRDNAIHTMGMQFAIDVLFLDRAGTVVYLIAEMPPLRFSPFVWRARDVLELPAGTLARTDTTVGDAIEIQIV
- the raiA gene encoding ribosome-associated translation inhibitor RaiA, producing MKLIISGKNIQVSERLKDYAEKKIGRLEKYLPSLTEAHVEFALEKTKNLAQSQVVQVTLRSNGTLLRGEERSADFNAAVDTVSEKLERQIERFKGKHYRGRGQADRAMPPVEPAEDADLTSPRVVRIKRFHTPPMTEEEAIEQMELLGHTFFIFQNRERATLNVLYRRNDGTYGLIEPELG
- a CDS encoding low molecular weight protein arginine phosphatase, with product MRRVVVFVCTGNVCRSPMAAALFAEYARRAGESELFEVRSAGTWALEGEPASGNAVIAMAQRGIDLQAHRGAMIDRRGMEEADVVIVMTRNHREALATEFPLYRARIHLMSELQDRVYDIGDPYGGTLEEYESTARQLEGLIRIGYEQIKQWASIVE
- a CDS encoding ComF family protein, with amino-acid sequence MLAQITRAARGTQRALVDLLFPPRCVACQQPGDWFCAACRATIEWIPAPVCNLCGRPLTKPRCTFCLQHPPQMDGIRAVAFFEHHLREAIHAFKYAQRTELAPTFGALLSARLASLAWRADALIGVPLHPAREQERGYNQAHLLAVALGAHRRIPVWRDALQRVRATQPQVEQTNAAERRANVQDAFLAQARVTGAHIVLIDDVCTTGATMEACSVALKQRGAQKVWGLALARPRLD